A single genomic interval of Corallococcus exiguus harbors:
- a CDS encoding aldo/keto reductase family oxidoreductase, with amino-acid sequence MPGIDSSSTFPLGGHPVKRLGYGAMQLAGPGVFGPPKDPDAARAVLREAVARGVNHIDTSDYYGPHVTNQLIRDALAPYADGLVIVTKIGARRGNDGSWLPAFSKEELTQAVHDNLRNLGRDVLDVVNLRFMFDTHGPAEGPIEEALTVLADLQRQGLVRHIGLSNVTAKQVADGRRIADIVCVQNHYNLAHRHDDALIDSLAKDKIAYVPFFPLGGFSPLQSSTLSAVAARLKATPMQTALAWLLRRSPNILLIPGTSSAAHLKENLAAAELTLPDDALKELESVASANA; translated from the coding sequence ATGCCCGGTATCGACTCATCCAGCACCTTCCCCCTCGGGGGCCACCCCGTGAAGCGCCTCGGCTATGGGGCTATGCAGCTCGCGGGACCCGGCGTCTTCGGCCCGCCCAAGGATCCGGACGCCGCCCGTGCCGTGTTGCGCGAGGCCGTGGCCCGCGGGGTGAACCACATCGACACCAGCGACTACTATGGCCCGCACGTCACGAATCAGCTCATCCGCGATGCGCTCGCGCCCTACGCCGACGGCCTCGTCATCGTCACCAAGATTGGCGCCCGGCGCGGCAATGACGGTTCCTGGCTCCCGGCCTTCTCGAAGGAAGAGCTGACCCAGGCCGTGCACGACAACCTGCGCAACCTGGGACGGGACGTGCTGGACGTGGTCAACCTGCGCTTCATGTTCGACACGCACGGGCCCGCCGAAGGGCCCATCGAAGAGGCCCTCACCGTCCTCGCCGACCTCCAGCGCCAGGGCCTGGTGCGCCACATCGGGCTGAGCAACGTCACCGCCAAACAGGTCGCCGACGGACGGCGCATCGCGGACATCGTCTGCGTGCAGAACCACTACAACCTCGCGCACCGGCACGACGACGCGCTCATCGACTCGCTCGCGAAGGACAAGATCGCCTACGTGCCGTTCTTCCCGCTGGGAGGCTTCAGCCCGCTGCAGTCGTCCACGCTGTCCGCCGTGGCGGCCCGTCTGAAAGCGACGCCCATGCAGACCGCGCTGGCGTGGCTGCTGCGCCGCTCGCCCAACATCCTCCTCATCCCCGGCACGTCGTCCGCCGCGCACCTGAAGGAGAACCTGGCCGCGGCCGAGCTCACGCTGCCGGATGACGCGCTCAAGGAGTTGGAGTCCGTGGCGAGCGCGAACGCCTGA
- a CDS encoding type II toxin-antitoxin system PemK/MazF family toxin translates to MSTGPKTIRRGDLYWCEPDEARGSVPPIAHPYLVIQDDVFNRSRIHTVIVCALTSNLKKASEPGNVLLEAGEGHLAKQSVVVVSQVSSVEKSRLGERIGALSDARVEQVLAGLRFQQASFFRDLDS, encoded by the coding sequence ATGAGCACGGGCCCGAAGACGATCCGCCGGGGTGACCTGTACTGGTGCGAGCCGGATGAGGCACGGGGCTCCGTGCCGCCCATCGCCCACCCGTACCTCGTCATCCAGGATGACGTCTTCAACCGCTCCCGCATCCACACCGTCATCGTCTGCGCGCTCACCTCCAATCTGAAGAAGGCGAGCGAGCCCGGCAACGTGCTGCTCGAAGCGGGGGAGGGCCACCTGGCGAAGCAGAGCGTCGTGGTCGTGTCGCAGGTGTCGTCAGTGGAGAAGTCGCGGCTCGGCGAGCGCATCGGGGCGCTCTCCGACGCGAGGGTCGAACAGGTCCTCGCGGGCCTGCGCTTCCAGCAGGCGTCCTTCTTCCGCGACCTCGACAGCTGA
- a CDS encoding N-acyl homoserine lactonase family protein, translating into MPRNPSTPLAVLLLGLLTGACVRSTAPGASPVPALRLYALDCGHIDVKDMGFFADGSPPGGKPGELIVPCFVIHHPRGTLVWDTGLSDGLPVGAEDPVGNRLRLETSLAVQLQKLGLTPADVSYVGFSHLHADHAGNANAFPSSTWLLQRRELEWATRTPAPPGVDPSRFSAWREAQVQLLDGELDVFGDGTVRIIPTPGHTPGHQSLVLRLRKAGTYVLSGDLCHTRENWEHHGVPAFNDSREDTLASISRVEALVKDSHGAFVVEHAPEDFKALPSFPAALE; encoded by the coding sequence ATGCCTCGAAATCCCTCCACCCCACTCGCCGTGCTCCTGTTGGGGCTGCTCACGGGCGCGTGCGTGCGTTCGACGGCGCCAGGCGCGTCGCCGGTTCCCGCGCTCCGTCTCTACGCGTTGGACTGCGGCCACATCGACGTGAAGGACATGGGGTTCTTCGCGGACGGAAGTCCTCCGGGAGGCAAGCCCGGTGAGCTGATCGTCCCGTGCTTCGTCATCCATCATCCGCGGGGCACGCTCGTCTGGGACACGGGATTGAGCGACGGGCTCCCGGTTGGAGCGGAAGACCCGGTGGGCAATCGCTTGCGGCTGGAGACCTCCCTGGCCGTGCAGCTCCAGAAACTGGGGCTCACGCCCGCGGACGTGAGCTACGTGGGATTCTCCCACCTGCATGCGGACCACGCGGGCAATGCCAATGCATTCCCCTCGTCGACGTGGCTCCTCCAACGGCGCGAGCTGGAGTGGGCGACCCGGACGCCGGCCCCTCCGGGCGTGGACCCCAGCCGCTTCTCCGCCTGGCGCGAGGCCCAGGTCCAGCTGCTGGACGGCGAGCTGGATGTGTTTGGCGACGGCACCGTGAGAATCATCCCCACCCCGGGCCATACGCCCGGACACCAATCGCTGGTGCTGCGGCTGCGGAAGGCGGGGACGTATGTGTTGTCCGGCGACCTCTGTCACACGCGGGAGAACTGGGAACACCACGGTGTGCCGGCCTTCAATGACAGCCGCGAGGACACCCTGGCGTCCATCTCCCGGGTCGAGGCGCTGGTGAAGGACTCGCACGGAGCCTTCGTCGTGGAGCACGCCCCCGAGGACTTCAAAGCCCTGCCCTCGTTCCCGGCTGCCCTGGAGTGA
- a CDS encoding DUF5953 family protein: MTARGPLIINVYAPALVGNDNRTLAAVHGLERALPGLRLEWRVTERRRLAALPQRDAWLAEEATRGEFPMVCNNDERYPVMISGMQRSEYESPGGRPQLQVHAKLPLDAAVIAAAADVLDSVAKGACAFWGQATPDGASGDIAEQIAPTLEGPPSPPRGLPALKVFEHLRSPEIPYYLGWLNFWSAAAAEAIGFPDPTRDAELLTRARRTASGGWVVQLTDTPLDLENPAHLDALKRAYERFPEIGGRAAP, from the coding sequence ATGACCGCTCGCGGCCCCCTCATTATCAACGTCTATGCGCCTGCACTTGTGGGTAACGACAACCGCACACTCGCGGCCGTTCATGGCTTGGAACGAGCGTTGCCCGGCTTGCGCCTGGAGTGGAGAGTTACCGAGAGGCGACGGCTTGCCGCGTTGCCACAGCGCGATGCGTGGTTGGCTGAGGAGGCCACGCGCGGTGAGTTTCCGATGGTATGTAACAACGATGAACGTTACCCCGTGATGATTTCCGGGATGCAACGCTCCGAGTATGAGAGTCCAGGTGGACGGCCTCAGCTCCAAGTCCATGCGAAGTTGCCTCTAGATGCTGCAGTTATCGCGGCAGCGGCGGATGTGCTTGATTCAGTGGCAAAGGGCGCATGCGCGTTCTGGGGGCAGGCGACGCCGGACGGCGCTTCGGGGGACATCGCGGAGCAAATAGCTCCCACGCTAGAAGGGCCGCCGTCCCCTCCCCGGGGCCTGCCAGCCCTCAAGGTCTTCGAGCACCTCCGCTCACCCGAGATTCCCTATTACCTCGGGTGGCTGAACTTCTGGTCTGCCGCTGCCGCGGAGGCCATCGGGTTCCCGGACCCAACCCGTGACGCCGAACTGCTCACACGGGCGCGGCGCACGGCGTCTGGTGGGTGGGTCGTACAGCTCACGGATACGCCGCTCGACCTGGAGAATCCCGCCCACCTGGACGCGCTCAAGCGCGCCTACGAACGCTTTCCGGAAATCGGCGGACGAGCAGCGCCTTGA
- a CDS encoding DUF2381 family protein: MLQPFRLALALALVSGAAAWAESAPGARVRRERPVTVSSTPTGPLPVVHVAGDTPTVFLFSSPIQRKTLTFDESRIRVLDAGERSIIVQPVANLGDGERQEIAVFFADGHQPTRAAFVLVTDPADVDSRIDVQRPEPPNTACQPTDQAPAPKPEDFVLLGYVDAKGVTTSSRKGNLNGAQGFQLELIVAFRGAGWILADVKIMNNSDRPAWTPREATFVGRVGMPLRARLVAETPGAILPGEGGRVLAVMEVPKTNADLVFTLEVHGDGERRLTIPDVRFPKPAAEEAQ, encoded by the coding sequence TTGCTCCAACCGTTCAGATTGGCCCTGGCGCTCGCGCTTGTCTCGGGAGCTGCTGCGTGGGCTGAGTCGGCACCGGGGGCGCGCGTCAGGCGGGAACGACCCGTCACCGTCTCCAGCACGCCCACGGGACCGCTGCCCGTCGTCCACGTCGCGGGGGACACGCCGACCGTGTTCCTGTTCTCCTCACCGATCCAACGCAAGACCCTGACCTTCGATGAGTCCCGGATCCGCGTCCTGGATGCGGGCGAGCGGTCGATCATCGTTCAGCCCGTGGCCAATCTTGGCGACGGTGAGCGACAGGAGATCGCGGTCTTCTTCGCGGACGGCCACCAGCCGACGCGGGCCGCCTTCGTGCTCGTGACCGATCCGGCCGATGTGGACTCACGGATCGACGTGCAACGCCCGGAGCCGCCGAACACGGCCTGCCAGCCCACGGACCAAGCCCCGGCGCCGAAGCCGGAAGACTTCGTGCTTCTCGGCTACGTGGACGCGAAAGGAGTCACGACGTCCAGCCGCAAAGGCAATCTCAATGGAGCGCAGGGGTTTCAGTTGGAATTGATCGTCGCCTTTCGAGGCGCGGGGTGGATTCTGGCGGACGTGAAGATCATGAACAACTCCGACCGCCCAGCATGGACACCCCGAGAGGCGACATTCGTGGGGCGAGTCGGCATGCCCCTGCGGGCGCGGCTCGTCGCGGAGACGCCGGGGGCAATTCTTCCGGGGGAAGGCGGGCGCGTTCTGGCGGTCATGGAAGTGCCAAAGACGAATGCAGACCTCGTCTTCACGCTGGAGGTGCATGGGGATGGGGAGCGTCGGCTTACGATTCCAGACGTGCGCTTCCCGAAGCCCGCCGCAGAGGAGGCCCAATGA
- a CDS encoding CPBP family intramembrane glutamic endopeptidase, which produces MKAVFRDGEGHLRNGWKGLGFVVTAAILAGILMWVWTLLPAVVKPFVPHSFFGFLGVLLVSLDFLYLEKQPLTLSSLGMSLDRRAGRDFGVGALAGMVLVGLVALLGWVAGGYHLERAANTPVTAIVKAAWLMLGVGLFEEALFHGYLFQRAIRGLGTRWAQVVISLIFCLAHPFNTEMEAPTRIVAMVTTFLAGWMLGLCYLRTRHLALPVGVHMGWNWFLGTMGFGVSGKEARGWWTPVFEGRPEWLTGGAYGLEASIFCVVVLSVAIIALTRWKGSAAPEPEALPRPNEAPALTPPM; this is translated from the coding sequence ATGAAGGCCGTGTTCCGGGATGGCGAAGGGCACTTGCGCAACGGGTGGAAGGGCCTGGGCTTCGTCGTGACGGCCGCCATCCTCGCGGGCATTCTGATGTGGGTCTGGACGCTGCTGCCCGCCGTCGTGAAGCCGTTCGTGCCGCACTCCTTCTTCGGCTTCCTGGGCGTGCTGCTCGTGAGCCTGGACTTCCTGTATCTCGAAAAGCAGCCCCTGACCCTGTCGTCGCTCGGCATGTCGCTGGACCGGCGCGCGGGCCGTGACTTCGGCGTGGGGGCCCTGGCCGGCATGGTCCTGGTGGGGCTCGTGGCCCTGCTCGGTTGGGTGGCCGGTGGCTACCACCTGGAGCGCGCCGCGAACACGCCGGTGACCGCGATCGTGAAGGCGGCCTGGCTGATGCTGGGCGTCGGTCTCTTCGAGGAGGCGCTGTTCCACGGCTACCTCTTCCAGCGCGCCATCCGAGGACTGGGAACGCGCTGGGCGCAGGTGGTCATCTCGCTCATCTTCTGTCTGGCGCACCCCTTCAACACGGAGATGGAGGCCCCCACGCGCATCGTGGCGATGGTCACCACCTTCCTCGCGGGCTGGATGCTGGGCCTGTGCTACCTGCGCACGCGGCACCTGGCGCTGCCAGTCGGCGTGCACATGGGTTGGAATTGGTTCCTGGGCACGATGGGCTTCGGAGTGAGCGGCAAGGAAGCCCGCGGTTGGTGGACGCCCGTCTTCGAGGGCCGCCCGGAGTGGCTCACGGGCGGCGCCTATGGTCTGGAAGCGTCCATCTTCTGCGTCGTCGTCCTGAGCGTGGCAATCATTGCCCTGACGCGATGGAAGGGTTCCGCCGCGCCGGAGCCGGAGGCACTGCCCCGCCCCAACGAGGCTCCGGCGCTCACGCCTCCAATGTGA
- a CDS encoding LysR family transcriptional regulator, with protein sequence MKVDLGDLNAFVVVARARSFREGARLSGSSASSLSDAVRRLEERLGVRLLNRTTRSVVPTEAGEGLLERLAPVLTEMEAALDVVNGFRNRPAGVLRLNVPISASRLVLPRIVPPFLAAYPDIQLEVITEDSFVDVIAAGCDAGIRYDERLEQDMIAVPIGPRVQRHATAAAPAYLERHGRPEHPRDLLRHACLRGRFASGAMTLWEFERDGEVVTVEPTGPLIVRAGGATDLAVDAAIAGTGIVHLFEDWLRPYLDRGALVPVLEPWWQPFPGPFLYYPGRRFVPAPLRAFIDFIKAPETRP encoded by the coding sequence GTGAAGGTCGACCTGGGTGATTTGAACGCCTTCGTGGTGGTGGCGCGGGCTCGCAGCTTCCGCGAGGGTGCCCGCCTGAGCGGGAGCAGCGCGTCCTCGCTGAGCGATGCGGTCCGCCGGCTGGAGGAACGCCTGGGCGTCCGCCTGCTCAACCGCACGACGCGCAGTGTTGTCCCCACCGAAGCCGGAGAGGGTCTGCTGGAGCGCCTGGCGCCCGTGCTGACGGAGATGGAGGCCGCGCTCGACGTGGTGAACGGGTTCCGCAACCGGCCCGCCGGCGTGTTGCGCCTCAACGTGCCCATCAGCGCGTCACGGCTGGTGTTGCCGCGCATCGTCCCGCCGTTCCTCGCCGCGTACCCCGACATCCAGCTGGAGGTCATCACCGAGGACAGCTTCGTGGACGTCATCGCGGCCGGCTGTGACGCGGGCATCCGCTACGACGAACGGCTGGAGCAGGACATGATCGCGGTGCCCATCGGGCCTCGCGTCCAGCGCCACGCCACGGCCGCGGCACCGGCGTACCTGGAGCGGCATGGACGGCCGGAACATCCCCGGGACCTGCTGCGGCATGCGTGCCTGCGCGGCCGTTTCGCCAGCGGCGCGATGACGCTCTGGGAGTTCGAACGCGACGGCGAGGTGGTGACGGTCGAGCCGACGGGGCCGCTCATCGTGCGAGCGGGCGGGGCGACGGACCTCGCCGTCGACGCGGCGATCGCGGGCACCGGCATCGTGCATCTCTTCGAGGACTGGCTGCGTCCGTACCTGGACCGCGGCGCCCTGGTGCCCGTGCTCGAACCCTGGTGGCAGCCCTTTCCGGGGCCGTTCCTCTACTACCCGGGGCGGCGCTTCGTGCCCGCGCCGCTCCGGGCGTTCATCGACTTCATCAAGGCGCCGGAGACCCGGCCTTGA
- a CDS encoding TetR/AcrR family transcriptional regulator produces the protein MARPRKFQPEAVVEKAMEVFWEKGYAAATPQELGERMGLGRGSLYNTFESKHGLFEHALRHYLDHEAVKLLALLQRPGPVKQRLRALMLAIIEMDLADPERRGCMAINTAIELAGRDASATKLAARMFDQTEAAFLAVLQEGQRTGELAAHQDAEALAALLLNTLTGLRVLGKTAEDATRLERIVDTVLKAL, from the coding sequence ATGGCACGTCCCCGGAAGTTCCAGCCGGAAGCCGTCGTGGAGAAGGCGATGGAGGTCTTCTGGGAGAAGGGCTACGCGGCGGCGACGCCGCAGGAGCTGGGCGAGCGGATGGGGTTGGGGCGGGGCAGCCTCTACAACACGTTCGAGAGCAAGCACGGCCTCTTCGAGCACGCGCTGCGCCACTACCTGGACCATGAGGCGGTGAAGCTGCTCGCGCTCCTCCAGCGGCCCGGGCCGGTGAAGCAGCGGCTGCGGGCGTTGATGCTGGCCATCATCGAGATGGACCTGGCGGACCCGGAGCGCCGGGGCTGCATGGCCATCAACACCGCCATCGAGCTGGCCGGTCGGGATGCCTCCGCGACGAAGCTGGCGGCGCGCATGTTCGACCAGACGGAGGCCGCGTTCCTGGCCGTCCTCCAGGAAGGGCAGCGCACGGGAGAGCTGGCTGCCCACCAGGATGCGGAAGCGCTGGCGGCCCTCCTGCTCAACACGCTCACCGGCTTGCGAGTCCTCGGAAAGACGGCCGAGGACGCCACGCGGTTGGAGCGGATTGTCGACACCGTCCTGAAGGCCTTGTGA
- a CDS encoding serine/threonine protein kinase: protein MSEREFRLPRGAILFTRDGFQYEFREDLGELHHGLSLLLARRRTPEGSIRGRVLLKAVGVPKLMEMPRVKRARAKLEEQVRLATYLDHPGILRVHGLHKAEGCWYVITEHPSGHTINTLLTLSGECGRRFSPLFTLHVGARVAETLEHAHEAKDAQGRSLHIVHRALDVEHIFVDWNGDVHVSDFGLARSDLPGRVSSTVRQPQGDAFYSSPEMLLTGRVDARSDLFALGNVLLELATGKNILDAPDVLTEEVKDLLSVRQRMRARRAVRRARLAGSPAGVEDAIWRAATYTQADLEALTEPLPQGLGLVLRKLLQPRPDARYQTARELAVDLRRWRGAARPPARGRRCGQVGLPDLVERVKGRFPRLQTVTVTGERGFEETVTLEA, encoded by the coding sequence ATGTCGGAAAGGGAGTTCAGGCTTCCACGCGGGGCGATTCTCTTCACGAGGGACGGCTTCCAGTATGAGTTCCGCGAAGACCTGGGAGAGCTCCACCACGGGTTGAGTCTCCTGCTGGCCCGGCGACGCACTCCAGAAGGCAGCATCCGAGGCAGGGTGCTGCTCAAGGCGGTGGGCGTTCCGAAATTGATGGAGATGCCCCGCGTCAAGCGGGCGCGGGCGAAGCTGGAAGAGCAGGTGCGCCTCGCGACGTACCTCGACCATCCGGGCATCCTCCGTGTCCACGGGCTGCACAAGGCGGAGGGGTGCTGGTACGTCATTACCGAGCATCCTTCGGGACACACCATCAACACCCTGCTGACGCTCTCCGGGGAGTGCGGTCGCCGGTTCTCGCCCCTCTTCACCCTCCATGTCGGGGCGCGCGTCGCCGAGACCCTGGAGCATGCCCACGAGGCGAAGGACGCGCAGGGGCGCTCCCTCCACATCGTCCACCGGGCGCTCGACGTCGAGCACATCTTCGTCGATTGGAACGGCGACGTGCATGTCTCCGACTTCGGACTTGCCCGTTCGGACCTGCCCGGCCGCGTTTCGTCGACGGTGCGCCAGCCGCAGGGGGATGCGTTCTACTCCTCCCCGGAGATGCTCCTGACCGGGCGTGTGGATGCGCGTTCGGACCTCTTCGCGCTCGGCAATGTCCTGCTCGAATTGGCGACAGGGAAGAACATCCTCGATGCCCCGGACGTCTTGACCGAAGAGGTGAAGGACTTGCTTTCGGTCAGGCAGCGCATGCGGGCCCGCCGTGCCGTCAGGAGGGCTCGGCTCGCTGGGAGCCCTGCCGGCGTGGAGGACGCGATCTGGCGCGCGGCGACCTACACGCAAGCGGACCTGGAGGCGTTGACGGAGCCGCTTCCACAGGGGCTGGGCCTGGTCCTGCGCAAGCTCCTCCAGCCACGCCCGGACGCCCGCTACCAGACCGCGCGGGAACTGGCGGTGGACCTGCGCCGGTGGCGAGGTGCTGCACGACCTCCCGCACGTGGGCGTCGATGTGGACAGGTGGGGCTGCCAGACCTGGTGGAGCGGGTGAAGGGGCGCTTCCCCCGGCTCCAGACCGTCACTGTCACAGGCGAGCGTGGCTTCGAGGAGACCGTCACATTGGAGGCGTGA
- a CDS encoding HEAT repeat domain-containing protein, whose product MAHEPDKDERTVDALVATALRGVPENSEAWEAIYALHRRGGDAVFDAASALLRSRLPRERARGADILAQLEQSSDVRSRAADRMLPLLLEEQDAQVLPALIAGLGHLGDVRVPPAIAPFRDHGSPHVRGAVLLSLLKSSGEEPLSVLLPFLDDPNEDVRELAMAHLRTLPPEVDTPVLRDSLVRRMDDGSPVLRADAVLLLAQRKDPRTLESLRKALRRSRVRQEFVEAAGALGDPALLPALRALEGQRQDDRPFTRALAQAIKLLEAVG is encoded by the coding sequence GTGGCGCACGAACCAGACAAGGATGAACGGACGGTGGATGCGCTGGTGGCCACGGCGCTGCGGGGCGTGCCGGAGAACTCCGAGGCCTGGGAGGCCATCTACGCCCTGCACCGCAGGGGAGGGGATGCTGTCTTTGACGCCGCCAGCGCGCTGCTGCGCTCGCGCCTCCCCCGGGAGCGCGCACGGGGCGCCGACATCCTGGCGCAGCTTGAACAGTCTTCCGACGTGCGGTCGCGCGCCGCGGACCGGATGCTGCCGCTGCTCCTCGAGGAACAGGACGCGCAGGTCCTGCCAGCGCTCATCGCGGGCCTGGGACACCTGGGTGACGTGCGGGTGCCGCCAGCGATTGCACCCTTTCGGGACCACGGCTCTCCCCACGTCCGGGGCGCGGTGCTGCTGAGCCTCCTGAAGTCGTCGGGTGAGGAGCCGCTGTCCGTGCTCCTGCCGTTCCTGGATGATCCGAATGAGGACGTCCGGGAGCTGGCGATGGCCCACCTCCGGACCTTGCCTCCGGAGGTCGATACGCCAGTGCTCCGGGATTCACTCGTGCGCCGCATGGATGACGGGAGTCCGGTCCTCCGGGCCGACGCCGTGCTCCTGCTCGCGCAGCGCAAGGATCCGCGAACGCTGGAGTCGCTGCGCAAGGCCCTCCGCCGCTCGCGGGTCCGACAGGAGTTCGTGGAAGCCGCCGGAGCGTTGGGAGACCCGGCGTTGCTCCCCGCGCTGCGCGCGTTGGAGGGACAGCGCCAGGACGACCGGCCGTTCACGCGGGCCCTGGCGCAGGCCATCAAGTTGCTGGAGGCGGTGGGCTGA
- a CDS encoding RCC1 domain-containing protein, producing MLLSLTAYGAKVDSPEAALGPKAPSLAAPPRVAAGLAHALAVRPDGTVWASGWNVNGELGDGTTVRRASPVRVLGLANVTTVSAGRSFSVALRSDGTVWGWGSNSWGQLGDGTTIQRTTPVQVTGLTNVVSVAAGDHHVVAVRSDGTVWTWGNNGQGQLGSGTTTNRSTPGQVTGLPSVVAVAAGAGHTLALCADGTLRAWGWNVYGQLGDFTTTDRTLPIAVIGLTQVTALAAGDYHSLAVRADGTVYAWGSNSSGALGTGNFASYTLPVGISLMGDVPTVSVAAGTSHSLSVRADGTVWAWGENLRGELGDDTQTNRNAPVLVSGLSGAVSIAAGSGFSLAALGDGTLWAWGTSDAGQRGDGTLGTRATPSAVSVIGSVSKVAAGTAHAVALRSNGTVWAWGSNTQGQLGIGNTSNRAEPTQLPLLSFMTGVAAGVGHSAALRSDGTVWTWGSNSWGQLGNGSTMGSTLPGQVTGVSSVVAVAAGGYHTLALRSDGTVWSWGYNGQGQLGDGTTVSRQVPVQVVGLSNVVAVVAGAQHSLALRSDGTVRAWGWNSGGQLGDGTTTSRSLPVLVAGLSGVVSLGAGGESSFAFRTGGTLWAWGDNTYLQLADGTFASHLVPYQLTSWSGTGVLAAAAYHVVAARADGSLWGWGLNFEGSLGNPATLDTLVATPSPVVGLSGATAVAAGETFTLALRSDGTLWGFGYNSAGQLGSGHPVNATVPIRSLLY from the coding sequence ATGCTGCTGAGCCTCACCGCGTACGGCGCGAAGGTGGACTCGCCGGAAGCAGCACTGGGGCCGAAGGCTCCCTCGCTGGCCGCCCCGCCCCGGGTCGCGGCCGGCCTGGCGCATGCGCTGGCGGTCCGTCCGGACGGCACGGTCTGGGCCTCGGGCTGGAACGTCAATGGAGAGCTGGGCGACGGCACCACCGTCCGGCGCGCGAGCCCGGTGCGAGTCCTGGGGCTCGCCAACGTCACCACGGTCTCCGCGGGCCGGAGCTTCTCCGTGGCGCTGCGCTCGGATGGCACCGTGTGGGGCTGGGGCAGCAACTCCTGGGGGCAGCTGGGCGACGGCACCACCATCCAGCGCACCACGCCCGTGCAGGTGACCGGGCTCACCAACGTGGTGTCCGTGGCGGCCGGTGACCACCACGTCGTCGCCGTGCGCTCCGACGGCACCGTGTGGACCTGGGGCAACAACGGCCAGGGGCAGCTCGGCAGCGGCACCACCACGAACCGCTCCACGCCGGGCCAGGTCACCGGGCTGCCCTCCGTCGTCGCCGTGGCGGCGGGCGCCGGCCACACCCTGGCGCTGTGCGCGGACGGCACGCTCCGGGCCTGGGGCTGGAACGTCTACGGCCAGCTGGGAGACTTCACCACCACGGACCGCACCCTGCCCATCGCGGTCATCGGGCTCACCCAGGTCACGGCGCTCGCGGCCGGCGACTACCATTCGCTCGCGGTGCGCGCGGACGGCACCGTCTATGCGTGGGGCAGCAACAGCTCCGGGGCGCTCGGGACCGGAAACTTCGCGTCCTACACCCTGCCCGTGGGCATCTCCCTCATGGGCGACGTGCCGACCGTCTCCGTCGCGGCGGGCACCAGTCACTCGCTCTCGGTGCGCGCGGACGGCACCGTCTGGGCATGGGGGGAGAACCTCCGGGGAGAGCTGGGGGATGACACCCAGACGAACCGCAACGCTCCCGTCCTCGTGTCCGGACTCTCCGGCGCCGTCTCCATCGCCGCGGGCAGTGGCTTCTCCCTGGCCGCGCTGGGTGACGGGACGCTGTGGGCGTGGGGCACCTCCGACGCGGGCCAGCGCGGGGACGGGACGCTCGGGACGCGCGCCACGCCGAGCGCGGTGTCTGTCATTGGCAGCGTGTCGAAGGTGGCCGCTGGCACCGCGCACGCCGTCGCGCTCCGCTCGAATGGCACGGTCTGGGCGTGGGGCTCCAATACCCAGGGCCAGCTGGGCATCGGCAACACGAGCAACCGCGCCGAGCCCACCCAGCTCCCGCTCCTGTCCTTCATGACGGGCGTGGCGGCGGGCGTCGGGCACTCCGCGGCGCTGCGCTCCGACGGCACCGTGTGGACCTGGGGCAGCAATTCCTGGGGGCAGCTGGGCAACGGGAGCACCATGGGCAGCACCCTCCCGGGCCAGGTGACGGGCGTGAGCAGCGTCGTCGCGGTGGCGGCTGGCGGTTATCACACGCTCGCGCTTCGCTCCGACGGCACCGTGTGGAGCTGGGGCTACAACGGCCAGGGACAGCTGGGCGACGGCACGACCGTGAGCCGGCAGGTCCCGGTGCAGGTGGTGGGACTGAGCAACGTGGTCGCGGTGGTAGCGGGCGCGCAACACAGCCTGGCCCTGCGCTCGGACGGCACGGTGCGGGCGTGGGGGTGGAACTCCGGCGGCCAGCTGGGCGACGGCACCACCACCTCGCGGTCCCTGCCGGTGCTGGTGGCCGGGTTGAGCGGCGTCGTGTCCCTGGGCGCGGGCGGCGAGTCCTCCTTCGCCTTCCGTACGGGCGGCACCCTCTGGGCCTGGGGGGACAATACCTACCTGCAACTGGCCGACGGCACCTTCGCGAGCCACCTCGTGCCCTACCAACTCACCAGCTGGAGCGGGACGGGCGTCCTGGCGGCGGCGGCCTACCACGTCGTGGCTGCGCGCGCGGACGGCTCGCTCTGGGGTTGGGGGTTGAACTTCGAAGGCAGTCTGGGCAACCCGGCGACGCTCGACACCCTGGTCGCCACGCCGTCACCGGTGGTGGGACTGAGCGGCGCCACCGCCGTGGCCGCGGGTGAAACGTTCACGCTGGCCCTGCGCTCGGACGGCACGCTGTGGGGCTTCGGTTACAACTCGGCCGGTCAGCTCGGCAGCGGGCATCCGGTCAACGCCACCGTCCCCATCCGATCCCTGCTGTATTGA